Part of the Vibrio sp. SCSIO 43137 genome, TTCTCGATCTTGTCTTTAGTTTCGCCGTTCACATAAGCGATGAACTCTTCAAAGCCAAGGCAGTATGTGTCAACGAAGTCTGCATCATACAGCTCTTCTTTATACAGTGTATGAGCAATTGCCAGCATCAGAGCAACGTCTGTTTGCGGGTTAACATACATGTGCTTGTTGTTAAGGAAACGCTGAGTCTTGTTCTTAACAGGGTCGATAGAGATAACGTTAATTTCGCCTTTGGCTACTTTCTCTTTCAGCTTGTCAAGATACTCGAATGATTCGTGAGTTTCACACGCCCAACCAACCTGAAGGTTTTTAACCGGGTCGTTCGCCCACATTACGATGGTGTCACTGTTATCCAGAATTTCAGACCATGAAGTGCCTTGCGCGTATACTTCAGTAGAACCTAAAACGTATGGAAGAATAGTCTGACCAGCACCTGTTGAGTAGTCACCGATTTTCTTAATGTAGTTACCGTGCATTGCTACTGCGCGACGCATGTGGTTACCGGCAGAGTGGAACTGACCAGTCTGACGCCAGCCAGTCTGACCTGCGTGCAGAGCCCAAGGACCGTACTCTTTCTGAACTCTTTCAAGTTCGTTATAGAAGTGATCCATTGCTTCGTCCCAGCTCACGCGAACGAAACGGTTGTTACCACGGGTATCAGCAGCGTACTTATGCTTCTTCAGCCAGTCCAGACGAACCATTGGGTAACGTACACGTGAAGGGCTGTAGATAATACCTTTCACGCCGTTGATCATATCTGTAGGATACTTATCGACTTCAAGAGGCTTGATCTCTTCAACTTTGTTGTTCACAACGCGGGCACGGAACGCGCCCCAGTGAGAACCAGTTGTTTTCCACTCACCTGCTTCTGCCGCATTGGCAGTAGCAGACATAAGCAGACTTGGACCGATTACTGATGCTGCGCTTGTCGCGGCTGCACCTTTAAGAAAGCTTCTTCTTGTAATAGTCATAGGGTACTACTCCTTTAACTTAATGATGGCCTTCAGAAAAATCTGAAGAATGTTTTTGTAAATACTTTAGAATTAATGTTTCACTGTCTTTATCGAAGTTCACGAAGGAAAGCATTCCGTTGAACATACTTGGCCAGGTGTTGGCATCGAAGTGCGCTTCGTCCGGCTGAGTGTGACAAGTTGAACAGTTAGACTGGTACGCTTCTTTCGATTGATCCCAGATAAGGTCGAAATTGTTCAGCATGCTCTCTTTCTTCAGCCACAATTTGGCCGTTACGCGCTGCCAAGGCAGACCGGTCAGTTCGTCTACTTTCTTCTCAAACTTCTGAATTACTTGCTTGTTCTTTGCGGTTTTCTTCTCAAGGGTTGCAGTAGGAATATTCATACCGAAATCTTCCTGAATAACACGTGCAAATCCACGCGCTTTACGCCAGCCAGAGATTTCGATCTGCACCATATCGCCATCCTGATCCACAACTTTCACTTCAGATGCCGGAGCAAGAGTACCTGCAGGTTTTTCCATTTTTGCGTCTTCAAACAGAGACAGATATTTAGTACTGATAATGGATTTGCCTGTTGCATAGTCAGTCGCTTTAGAAGCTTCTGCCAGTTTCTCAGTCATAGCACCAGCGCTATTCATACCTTCAGGCAGCTTGTGAGCGATACCTTTGTGGCAGTCAACACAGCTCTGATCTTTCTCAGCAGCCGGCTTCATAGCGTTCTGAGCGGCTTTAGACATGCCGTCGAAGTCCATTGATGCGTAGTTATGACAGTTCTTACATTCAAGTGAACCATTGGCTGAGAAGCGGTCCCACTCGTGTTGAGCTAACTCAAGACGACGCTCTTCAAATTTGCCTGCTTCGTCGTAGTTGCCAAAAATCTGTGCATAAACTTCTTTGGAAGCCTGCATCTTACGGGCAATTTTATCTGTCCAGTTGTGTGGCACGTGACAGTCAGGGCAAGTAGCGCGTACACCTGAGTTGTTTTTCCAGTGAACGGTTTCCTGAAGCTCCTGATAAACATTCGCTTCCATGGTGTGGCAACTGATACAAAACTCTTCGGTATTGGTCGCTTCCAGCGCAGTGTTAAAACCACCCCAGAAGATAACCCCGGCAATAAAACCGCCTAGTGTCAGTACGCCTAAGCTGATATGTACTGCGGGACGAGTTAAGGTTCGCCAGATGTTTTTAATAATGGATGTCATGATTCTTTCTCTAAAAATTAAAATTCAAATAAACAGCAGTTAATTAACCATGAGCACCAGGAGGGCCCATAAATAACATCTGCATAATCCAAATCAGAAATCCATATCCGCCAACAAAGGCAACACTCAATATTGGGAAAAGAACGACAGTAATAAGCAGGAAGGATTTCCACTCTAAAGAGCGCTCTACCGCCTCATTACTTTTATTAACATTACTCATACATTTACCTGTTATGTAATTAGCTTATTCCGCTTAAGCATGAAAAATACTAAATTACCTTACTTATCTTTACAGAAATTCTAGACCACACAATTTATGTGGTTCAATAGTGGAATAGCGCCCAAACCCTTTTAAATACTGGTTTTTTGATATGGAACGGAGATGTGTTTTATTAAGATTTAATGTGAAAAAACATGAACAGATGTGTAAAATTAATATTGTTATCAATATGTATTATTTGTAATTTAAAGTTTGCAATTAAAATAAATTCTTATTTCTATTTACATTAATATCAAGGCTATTTTTGCACAAAATAGTGATTAAAAACCGACTTGAAAAAACGGAAATCTCTACTCATTTTTGCAACATTCGCTATCATGTATGCAGTTTATGTTCAGTGATAATTACAAGTGACAGTTACTATGCAAACCGCGAACGACATCTCCTGGCTGCAACTTACTCTTTTTTCGCTGCTGCTTGTTGTTCCCCTGGCTATTAACGTTTTTTATAAGCTGGAACTGGCAAAAGAGATGTGCACTGCTATCGTCAGAATGGTTGTCCAGCTCACCTTAGTCGGGCTCTATCTTGAGTACTTGTTTCAGTTAAACAGCCTTACTCTTAACCTTCTCTGGCTGTTGGTCATGTTGCTGGTGGGCAGTAGTGCTATTACCAGCAAAGCAAGGCTGGAAAACCGTTACCTGCTGTTCCCGGTCGCCAGCGGCCTGTTTATCGGCCTGTCGCCGGTTCTGCTTATACTCTGCTTCTATGTAATTAGTCCTGAGCCATGGTATCAGGCGCAGTATCTGATCCCGGTTTCAGGTATGTTGCTGGGTAATAGCCTGAGCGGAAATATCGTTGCGCTACAAAATTTTTATGGCGCGTTTGAGTTGCGTAAGGGTGAATACGAAGCAGCTATTTCCCTCGGGGCAAAGCCTTCATACGCCTGTAACCCGTTTGTAAGGGCAGCAATGCAGAAAGCCCTTGCTCCTATACTGGCTTCTATGACGACAACAGGCTTGGTGACTCTGCCGGGCATGATGACTGGCCAGATTCTCGGTGGTGCCTCTCCTATGCTTGCCATTAAATACCAGTTAATAATACTGGTGGCTATCTTCGTTATGATGAGCGTCTCTCTGACTATTTCTCTTCAGTTGAGCATAAAATACACAATCAATGAAAGCGGCAGAGTAAAGGCTAAATTTATTGAAAAATAGCTTGCACTTTATGCCTGCCTTTATCCCTTGTGGCTCTCACACGGTTATCCACAGATAATGTGGATAACCTCCCCTTATAAGCAAACGATTGAAAATTTGTTGACCCCATTCAAAGATCAAAGACTGCGACCATTAAAGGTCACAGACTTTGCGGAACTCTTGTGCTAAGTTTCATCGGGTATCTACATAAACACTATCAACCGATACTGTGAATTGATAGTTCTGAACATACCACTCCATAGAAGGAGAATATTGAGATGATGGATATTATCGAACCCTGTGAATATCAGGACAGCGCTCCCTTTCAACTGGCACTGACAGAAGATGAACGTAACTGGTTCAAGGAACAGCCTCTTCAGGCAGACGAACTGGATATAGAAGAGTCAACATGCATCTTTACCCAGATTCTGCTTTGCCATTCAGAACATACCCACTCTGACCAATATTTGGCCTGAAACGGTCAGCACATGAATTACCACCACCGTCGTCCCTGACGGTGGTTTCGATTTGATAAAAATCTGGCTGCTATCTTGCGGTAAATTTGGCCAATTTAATCCAAGCTAACACTTCTGCACCTAACAACTTGTCTCACGGCAGTGAGGCCTTTATGGTTTTCAACAGATAAACAAAAACAGAGAAACAACTATGAAATTTAGCCAAAACAACCTAGCAGAACTAAACCTGCTGCTTCAGTTTGATATCAGCAGCGCAGCAACAGGAATTAAAGTTCATCAGGAAGCGTCTGAAGACGTAAAAAATGCCGTGGCTAGCCTGTATAGCAAAGGGCTATGTACAATGCCCGATGGCGGCTATTTAACAGATGAAGGCATAGAGATGGCGGAACACGCAGACAAACTTCTCCGGGTACTCTCTGCATAATGAGTAATCAGGCTACGGCGATTATCGGGGGCGGCTGGCTGGGAAAAGCATTGGCATGTCAGCTAAAACAGGATAGCCACTCCGTTTTTGTTTCCCGTACCAGCGATAAGGGCGTTGAATTGCTAACACAAGAGGGGCTGCAATCCATATTGGTTAAGCTTCCTTTCTCCGCTGGTGAGCAATCATCATTTATCCGTTTTCTTCAGGATAATAATATTTCAACACTGGTCGGGAGCTTTCCACCCGGTTTTCGTAAGGGTAGTGGTCAGGAATATCTCTATCAATGGCGCTCATTGATTGAGGCGGTATCAGGCAGTGATGTCAAAAAGATTATTATGATCAGCTCTACTACAGTCTATCCGGCTGGCTCTGAGGTGATGAATGAGGATGTCGCAAGTTATGCTAAGGCCATGAATGATGAGCGTTTCTCAGATAACGCCCGTATTATGCTGCAGGCCGAACAGGCGTTAATTGATTCTGGTGTCCCTTTTGTCATTATACGTTGTGCAGGGCTATACGGCCCTGAGCGGCATCCGGGGCGGTTTGTAGCAAAAATCCCCGCCATAAGCAGCACAGCACCGGCTAATATGCTGCATCTCGAAGACGCAGTAAACATTGTCCGTTTTGCCGACCAACAACTTTGTAATGAAGTTATCAATGCCTGTAGTCCGGATAAGGTGAGTAAAGAGCAGTTTTATCGTCAGGCTCTTAACGACTATGACTCCTCCTTACCCTTCCCGCCGGTTACTGACAAAGCAGATAAAAATATCTCTTCACAAAAGTTACTCAATACCGGTTACCGGTTTACTTTTGAAAATCCGTTGCAGGGGCTGAAACACTGCTAGATTTTCCAGTTTTACTATCTTCGGCAAAGTTAACTTCAACAATAACTTTGCCGCCTTCCGCCCGATAGCAAAAATACCATTTATGTCTGTCGCAGATACGTTTAACCAGCTCTAACCCCAGCCCGAAGCCACTGGCATGTTTTCCCTGATAATGGCTGACATTATCTAGTACTATATAGCTGCCGTATATACGTACATTAATTGTTCCCTCTTCGGCATATTGGTAAGCATTGCGGATCAAATTACTTATTACGATCTCTGCCAACGCCGGATTGGCAATACAGCTCCCCTCTCCCGACAACTTAAAACCAAGTTGCTTGTAGCGCTTTAAGTAGCTGAGACGTTGTGAAAGATTTAAGCAAATATCCGCCAGATCCAGTTGCTCACTTTCAAGATCATCAGCCGATTCACGCGCCAGCCACAGCAGTGTACGGCATAAGGTACTCATATTTTCGACTGCATGTTGTGCCCTGCCTAATGGCCGGGAAGCACCATGCTGCTCTGAAAGGGTGTCTAGGCTGGCCTGCATAACTGCCAGAGGTGTTCTTAGTTCATGGCTGGCATTTCTCAGAAACTGACTCTCCCGCTGGTTATAGGCGGTTATTCGTTCTATGGCCGACTCCAGTTGCTCGGCAATCTCATTCAGTTCCTGATACTCATATTGGGCTTTTTCCTGCTGGTAGTCTGTTCCCATTTTTTCTGCCCAACGGGTGAGGTGAACAAAGGGCTGTTCCAGACTTCTCATCCATCTTGCCGCCAGAATAAACAACAGCAACATAAACAGAGCAACTCCTATCAGTGCAGCAATAGTAATGACTTTAAGGTACTCTCTGTATACTCTGTCAGCTTCTTCACCACGGAACTCGGCCAGCCAGAAAGCGGTCTTGCCGTTATCCAAGGGAAACTTCATCAGGGATAAATAAATATGTTGCCCCTGACGCTCTACTAAATCATCAACGGGAACATCCAATTCCAGTTGCTGCGGACTGATATAAGCCTGTTTAACATCTGCAGGTAACTCATCCCATGTTCTGAACACAGTAGAGGTGGAGACATTCAGTACCTCCTGACCACTGTTCTCTGCTTCGAGACGAACTGCCAACGTACGTGCATCCATACGGGTGAGTACAACGGCAACATAATCAAAGCCATAGGTGTAGCCGATGGCCACTATCGCCACCATGGAGACCACCAGAATGGAGCCAAAAGCAACAAGCTTTCTGGCAAAACTTTTTTGCAGGGAGATGCTCTTTTTCAACTTTACTCTTCCTTAAGCTGAATGCCGGAGTTAATCCGGGTATGCAATAAAGGCGTAGTAAAAGGACGATCAATCACCTTTCTCAGCTTACTGATTTGTACCTTTAAATTACTGGGGTCAACTTCTGAATCCGGCCAGATCAACTGTTCCAGCTCTTTTCTCGGTACAACACGGGGACTTTCTTTGGCGAGATGCAATAACAGTTGCCAGCCAACCGGGGAAACTTTTATTACATTTCCTGCCCTGATAACCTCCTGCGCAGGAATATTCAGAGTCAGTTCACCTATGGTGATCTTGCCTGTCTCTTTAGCGCGACTTCTCTTCAACAGCGCTTCAATACGCGCCCATACCACAGGCATAGGGCAAGGTTTTACTACAAAATCGTCTACCCCACTGCGGAAGCCGGCAAGCTCATCTTCCATAGTGTCGTAGGCCGTCATCATCAGTACAGGAGTTGAGACGTAAGCGTCTCTTAACAGAGAGCAAACTTCATAGCCGTCCATTTTAGGCATATTGACATCAAGGATAATCACATCGGCATCACCCTGTTTTGCCAGCTCTAATCCGCTTTTACCATTGTAGGCAAAATCGCACTCAGCCCCTTTTAACTCATAGTAATCAGCTAGTGCACCGGAAAACTCTATATCGTCATCAATTATTAAAACCTGCATTTTACGACCTTTGCTTGTTATTTCTTTTACCAGATAGCTTTAACTGTTCTATAAAACGTCTAAGCGACAGTACTTTATCTGCCAGAGCGTTACCCTAACGTTAACCAAAAATCCTATACCCAGATAAAAAAAACCGCCAACATCTCGTTAGCGGTTTACATCAGTTATGAGAACTCCAACTGAGCGTCCTGCTGCTGGTAGCCACTGCTATTAAGCTGGCCGAACCCCCGTAGCCCGACAACATGAACGTGTTCATGATCTTTAAACACCTTACGCACAAGCTTATAGGTGGTTCCCTTCTCCGGACTGATATTCTCCGGTGCAGCAATCAGCAACTGCATATCCAGACGGTCACACAGCTCAAACAAGGTGGAGATGGATTTGCTATCCAGTCTGGCGGCCTCATCCAAAAACAGTAACCGGCACGGCACAATATCTTTACTTCTCAGGCGGCGTGACTCCTCTTCCCAGCTCTGAACCACCATCAGAAGAATAGACTGACCAGTACCGATGGCCTCCCCCGTTGAAAGCGCACCCGACTCAGCCTGTAACCAGCCGTCCGTTCCGCGGTTGACCTCAACACTAAGCTCAAGGTAGTTGCGGTAATCCAGTAACTCTTCACCCAGTACCTGAGCTGACCGCTGTCCCATATCAATATGCGGATTTACCCGCTGGAATAGCTTAGCCATGGCTTCCGAGAAGGTCAGTCTGTTACTTTCAAACAGATCCTTATGTTGCTGCTGTTGCTCACTCAGTCCGTTAAGCAGTATCTGATGGCTCTCACGCACATTGACGTTCAGGCGCACACCTTTTACCTGACCAAAGTTAATATTGGACAGCCCCTGATTCAGCATACGAATGCGATTCTGCTCACGCAGGATAGTCTTGTTAATAATACTCGCCACGGAATCTGAGCTAATGGCCAGACGGTTCTCCCTCTGGGTCAGCTCTTCAGTCAGTCTGGCCAGTTCTACTTCCATCTCTTCTATCGCTTCAACAGGATCATCCGTATGAATGATATCCTGCCGGATTCTCTCTCTCAGATGCTGATAGACAGAGATATAAAAGGCAACTTTCCTCTCCGGACGGGCAGTATCTTCAGACGCTCTTAATGCATCACGTAAGGTCTCATTATCCGCAACCGCTAACCGGAGGGCACCAAGAGATTTATCGGACAGTGAACGAAGCTCATCGGCGGTTTTGTAGGCGAACTCTCGCTTATACAGACGCCTTTCAACATCATGCTCCCGCGCCATATGCAGTACATTACACCAACCAGCCTTGGCTGCCACCACCAAGGCTCTCAGCTCAACATAGTTTTTCTGCTGTTTTCGGGCACCTTTAGCCTGAGCTTTCAGGTCAAACTCTATCGCGGTGATCTGTTTCTCACACTCACTCTTGTGAGTGCGGCTGTCCGTCAGTTGTTGTTGCAAAGTCTGTTTTCGGCTTTCTGCTCTATGCAGGGCACCTTCATCTGCCTGTACACCCAACTCTTTTAGTTCAGCAATAAACTCGCTGACCGTTTCTGACTTGGCCTGATGAGCACTTTTTAGTGAAACCAGTACCTGATTGTACTGAGCCGATTGCTCCTTAACCGCCCTCAGTTTATTGCGTTTTTCGTCTCTCTGGTTTTCCGTCAGTTGTAACTTGGCCTTTAACTGGTCATTCAGTTCACTGCTCTTATCCAGAATAGAGACTGAATCGGCGTAAGCGAAATACTGTCTTCTCTCAAACAGATCTTCCAGCGCAAACAGAGCAGCCTTAATCTGCATAAGCTCATCATTCAGCTGTGTATGATTCGCTTCAATTTCATCCAACGCCAGTGGATCTATGCTCAATACCGCCGTGTAGTTTTTCAGCTCATTAATGGCTTTTTTATGCCGGCTGACAAACAGCTTGCTCTTATCCAGTTCCGCCAGCTTCTGTTCCAGCTCTTCAATACTAAGGGTAATTGAGTCGTCTTGAACAAAACGCAGCACAGGCAAAATAGCATCCAGCAAACTGATCGCCTGTTTGCTTTGTAAGGCAGCAGACTTCAGTTGGGTATCTTTCTCATCCAGCAGGGATAGAGCCTGAGTAACGGTATTGATGTTTTTACTGCACTCATTGAGTGCCAACTCTGGGTCAGGCTGAAACGCAACGCCGATATGCTTTTCAATAAACTGGTTAAAACCCTCATACAGACGGGCAAGTTTCTGCACTTCAAAGGACGCTTTGGCGTAGTTTTCGACAACTTCGTCCCGCTCCAGCCGCAATGCTTCCAGCTTCTGTTCCCGTGCCGCCCTGCCAAACAGCGACGTCTCCGGAATACGTGAGTATCTAAGCTGCTTATCACTAAACCTGACGCAAACTGCATTTTCCAGCTCTTCGGCATCAAATACACTGTCATCAAATGCCTCTACATCCCCTTCAATAAAATAGAGATCTTCCGGGCAATCGTGCAGCTCGGCCAGTTTCTGTTTAATTCCGGAGAGGTCAGAAACCACAATGGCATGTCTGGCCGGCCCGTACATAGCACTAAAGTAAGGGGCATCCTCTACAGAGATATCATCATAAATTTCTGACAGCAGAACGCCGCCAAGAAAATCAGCAATATCCTTTAGCAAAGGTTCGCTGGATCCACCCGGTGACGCCAGTTTGGAAATTGTCTGCTCTAGAGTCTCCCTGCGTTCAGCCAGTTTCTCTTTTTCACTCTGTTGCTGTTTTTCCTGAGAAAGCAGCGTCTGAATATATTGCATTACCGACTGAGCTGAAGCGAACTCTCTGCCACTCTGCTGCTGCAGTTTGTTCAACGCATCATTGGCCCGAATCCATTCCGGAGCAGACTGCCGCAGCTGTCTGGCTTGCTGCTCTAAGCTATTCAACTGAGCTTTTTTAAGGTTTCGCTCATCACGGGCATCATCCTGCTCATGTTCTGCGGACTCAACAGTCAGCTGATGACGTAACTTCTCTTCCTCGATCTGCTCAGCATCCTGCAAAGATACTGCTTGCGTATCCAGATACTGCTGGTAAAGCGCCTTAGCCTTTATCTGGGTCTCTCTGTCTCTGATCAGGTTATCCAGTTGAGAGCGCCATTGCGCTTCATTTTGTATAAACCTTTCCGACTGATCCAGACGTTCCGTCAACTGTTGCGCTTTTTCTGCTACCTGTTCTCTGTCAACAGAACCGGCAATATCCGTAACCAGTTTCAACCCTTTTTCGAAGCGGGACACCTGAGTGCTAAGCAGATCCAGTTGATGCTTAGTCGCCAGAAGCTGATCGGTTTTTTGCTGTTCTTCGCTTTTGAGTTCAGCCAGTTTCGGCTGCACCATTTCAACGCTCAGTTGCGGGTTTCCGGTAATATCTGCTGCTTTCTCCAGTGCCTGCACTGCCTGCTGATATTGCAAAGCTCTGGTCTGCTGAATATCCAGCGCCTGTTGATAGTCCGCCAACTGTGACTTAAGGCTGTCTACCTCTTCTTCACTATAAGTGGTTTCCTCTTCCAGAATCAGCAACTGCTCTTGCGCTTCTTCCACCACCATCATCTGCTCTTCAAGCTGTTCACTCAGCTCTTCCAGATCGTACTGATAGCGCTCTATCTTTTCTTGCTGACGTAATGCCGACTGCACTAACTGCAGATGATCGGAAGCAGCCTGTAGATCTAACTCCTGCAACGATTCTTGTTCAATAATCTCATTAAGCTGTTTCTGCGTCCGGGTTAAGGCTTCAGTCTGCTCTATGGTCCGCTTTCTTGAAGCAAACAACTCGCTACGCAATGACATAACCTGTTGGATTTTCTTCTCGCGATCATTGGCATGACGCATATAGTCAGAAGCAACATAGTTTGTAGATTCAGTAAGCAGATGCTTAAACAGATCTCTGTCCGCCTGAGTGGTTTTAATGGCATCCAGCGTCAGCCTGTTCTCCCTGAGAGCAGACTCCATATCCTGAAATGCCTTCTTCACACCACCATTCTGCGGCAGAAGATAGTCGCGCAGAGAGCGGGTAATGGCACTGGAAATACCGCCATACAGTGATGCCTCTATCAAGCGATAAAACTTGGAGCGATCACTGCTGTTTCTCAGCTTCTTAGGCAGAACGCCAAGGTCAAACATCAGTGAGTGGTACTCAACCACTGAGTTAAATGCCTTAAACTGTACCCCTTCCAGACCGGCTACCAGTTGCTTCACCTCGTTGATCTGCCGGACACGGGCCGTCTCACCTGAAACGTTTTCAATCAGCAGATCCGTCGGCTTCATGGCTGACGGCAGCCCCTGAACAAGGAAAGGCTTAATATCCACCTTCTTATCCCGTCCGGCAATTTGCTGAAGTTTGACAGCAAATATCACCCGTTGCTTACGGGAGTTGATCACCTCCAGCGCCGCAAAACAGACTCCCGGTTTCAGTTTGCCGAACAAACCTTTATCACGTGACGCCTGAGAGCTGCCGGCTTCTGTGGTATTTCTGAAGTGCAGCAGGCTCTGATCGGGAATTAATGCAGTAATAAAAGCCGCCATAGTGGTCGACTTACCTGCTCCGTTACCGCCGGAAAGTGTGGTCACTAACTGGTCGATATCAAAGGTTCTGGCAAAAAAACCGTTCCAGTTGATCATGGTCAGTGATTGATATTTACCTCTTTCAATCATGAGTCGGCCTCTTGCTGTTCTTTTTCACTTGTTTCTTGCTGCTCGGTTACCGCTTCTCCATCTCTTATCAGCCTTAATTGCGCTTGCTGCATATCATCACCAAGACGCACATCGGCACCAAAGCGGAACACCGCTTCACTAATACAGAACTTTCCTTCTTCTCCGACAGGTATCACCATTCCCAACCGTTTTAATCGTCTCAGAGAAGTACGCACCTTTTCAAACAGCTTCTCTTTATCAAGATCAGAGCCAGTAGCCCTGTTCGTCACCAGTTTGATCAGCTTTTTTTCATCTGCCAGAGACAACAGCTCTTCATACAGGTTTTGGTTAGTAAAAATGCCTTCATGAGCCAGACGCTCAGGGCTAAGATAGAGGTAACACAACACCTTACCCACCAGCATGTCCAGTTCAGACAGTACACTGCGCCCGATTAAGGATGTTGAACGCGGTCTCAGATAAAAGAAACCTTCCGGCGCATGAACCAGCTCAACATTGTATCTCTGGTAAAACTGAACCAGCTCATTTTCAAAATCCACCAGCAAGGCGTGGTTATCCAGGTCTTCTGCGGACACGTGCCGGCCGGTTCTTAACATGCTATCCAGTGCCGGAAACAGTGGATTTGCAATCACTTTTGCCAGACTCTCTGACATATATTCATCAAAATTTGTCGATGACATTTGCTTGTACCTTTGCACCAAAATCGTTTATCTCTGTCCAGTCAGGCTGAATAGCCAGATAATCTGACTGGGAATAACCCAGACGTACCGCCTGATCGATAACAATTCGGGCTAAATCAAAATGATGAGCCTGCGGATGCAGGGCTAAACACTCTTTTAGCAGACGGGCAAGATCGATGGTCTGCGCGTTCTGCCTGTGAGCGGAAAGCATCTCGGCAACCTTGTCACCCAACTCATCACTTACTTGTTGAAAATCTTCAAATTCCATCTCATCAGGAACCAATCCTGTGGCTTCCTCGCTACTGAGAATAAGAGATTCATCCCTTAAATCTGTCAGTTTGTCAGCACTGGCATAGGTTAACTGCCATGGTGCATCAAAATACTCTTTCACTGACTG contains:
- the mukB gene encoding chromosome partition protein MukB, which gives rise to MIERGKYQSLTMINWNGFFARTFDIDQLVTTLSGGNGAGKSTTMAAFITALIPDQSLLHFRNTTEAGSSQASRDKGLFGKLKPGVCFAALEVINSRKQRVIFAVKLQQIAGRDKKVDIKPFLVQGLPSAMKPTDLLIENVSGETARVRQINEVKQLVAGLEGVQFKAFNSVVEYHSLMFDLGVLPKKLRNSSDRSKFYRLIEASLYGGISSAITRSLRDYLLPQNGGVKKAFQDMESALRENRLTLDAIKTTQADRDLFKHLLTESTNYVASDYMRHANDREKKIQQVMSLRSELFASRKRTIEQTEALTRTQKQLNEIIEQESLQELDLQAASDHLQLVQSALRQQEKIERYQYDLEELSEQLEEQMMVVEEAQEQLLILEEETTYSEEEVDSLKSQLADYQQALDIQQTRALQYQQAVQALEKAADITGNPQLSVEMVQPKLAELKSEEQQKTDQLLATKHQLDLLSTQVSRFEKGLKLVTDIAGSVDREQVAEKAQQLTERLDQSERFIQNEAQWRSQLDNLIRDRETQIKAKALYQQYLDTQAVSLQDAEQIEEEKLRHQLTVESAEHEQDDARDERNLKKAQLNSLEQQARQLRQSAPEWIRANDALNKLQQQSGREFASAQSVMQYIQTLLSQEKQQQSEKEKLAERRETLEQTISKLASPGGSSEPLLKDIADFLGGVLLSEIYDDISVEDAPYFSAMYGPARHAIVVSDLSGIKQKLAELHDCPEDLYFIEGDVEAFDDSVFDAEELENAVCVRFSDKQLRYSRIPETSLFGRAAREQKLEALRLERDEVVENYAKASFEVQKLARLYEGFNQFIEKHIGVAFQPDPELALNECSKNINTVTQALSLLDEKDTQLKSAALQSKQAISLLDAILPVLRFVQDDSITLSIEELEQKLAELDKSKLFVSRHKKAINELKNYTAVLSIDPLALDEIEANHTQLNDELMQIKAALFALEDLFERRQYFAYADSVSILDKSSELNDQLKAKLQLTENQRDEKRNKLRAVKEQSAQYNQVLVSLKSAHQAKSETVSEFIAELKELGVQADEGALHRAESRKQTLQQQLTDSRTHKSECEKQITAIEFDLKAQAKGARKQQKNYVELRALVVAAKAGWCNVLHMAREHDVERRLYKREFAYKTADELRSLSDKSLGALRLAVADNETLRDALRASEDTARPERKVAFYISVYQHLRERIRQDIIHTDDPVEAIEEMEVELARLTEELTQRENRLAISSDSVASIINKTILREQNRIRMLNQGLSNINFGQVKGVRLNVNVRESHQILLNGLSEQQQQHKDLFESNRLTFSEAMAKLFQRVNPHIDMGQRSAQVLGEELLDYRNYLELSVEVNRGTDGWLQAESGALSTGEAIGTGQSILLMVVQSWEEESRRLRSKDIVPCRLLFLDEAARLDSKSISTLFELCDRLDMQLLIAAPENISPEKGTTYKLVRKVFKDHEHVHVVGLRGFGQLNSSGYQQQDAQLEFS
- the mukE gene encoding chromosome partition protein MukE, coding for MSSTNFDEYMSESLAKVIANPLFPALDSMLRTGRHVSAEDLDNHALLVDFENELVQFYQRYNVELVHAPEGFFYLRPRSTSLIGRSVLSELDMLVGKVLCYLYLSPERLAHEGIFTNQNLYEELLSLADEKKLIKLVTNRATGSDLDKEKLFEKVRTSLRRLKRLGMVIPVGEEGKFCISEAVFRFGADVRLGDDMQQAQLRLIRDGEAVTEQQETSEKEQQEADS